In a single window of the Neodiprion virginianus isolate iyNeoVirg1 chromosome 1, iyNeoVirg1.1, whole genome shotgun sequence genome:
- the LOC124309333 gene encoding pyruvate dehydrogenase phosphatase regulatory subunit, mitochondrial-like isoform X3, translated as MLMLNRGCARCLRLRHSGEPSHKLHGRLLQGITCKYGIAAGVVDSSREFRTDSSIPDSDSVLPSQVQVVIAGAGTVANSVAYHLVQNGWNDVLVLEQGRVGGGTSHFGSGTLGLFKPIAHRNIIMYSLKLYRQLHEMGFDIGMKECGSVNLAQTKDRMIALKRRIAYNVPTGLHCELLGKEELKKLHPYLHVADLEGAVWVPEDAVADSSAICHALAKLAKQGGVRYKEDCRIEEVFTENGAVKSLTTAQGNIVCEYFINCAGMWARELGLRCNPPVRIPAYPAEHFYAVTPSLVPELSSHLPCVRDFDSHSYARQWQVGGLMVGWFEREAKPAFGKEGKVPVKDWHRHLKDDPQHWRPLWERAKHRLPILREMGDPTIYNSPDNFTPDGRWILGESPEVKNYFVAVGMSGNPLQGAGGIGKAVAEWMMKGEPAQELLPFNVQRFLDLHNNKQYLQQRIKEVVGRHYAILYPHQCEYKYARKLRCSPLYSVLEEQGAVFGIKMAYERPLYFDSTYRRGNKKPEMPPGSFYKPKFFDFMKEEFHACREGVGIIDMSSFSKIEIKSSRSEVVNYLQQLCSNDANIPVGTIAHTGMQNERGGYENDCMLVRQMDNSFFMVSPTSQQTRIYQWMSRHLPADRSVGLNDVTSKYTVINIVGPKATELLSELSNSDINLSPFTHKKVNVGYASDVMVMAFTHTGEPGYCLYIPSEYALHVYARLMATGKDYGVRNVGVLTQRFMRIERFIPFWAEELSPHVTPYEAGNGYSVKLDKEYFIGKYALQHQKEQGVRKRLVLFVLGGQLDPNKDVWPWGGEPLYRDDRYVGTVTSAGYGFATDKLICLGFIGLPGHRHECDDRGPITTEFIMDPNARYEVDIAGRRFPAKPHVHPLSAPALNKVNKKYTPTPVLTCGSDILL; from the exons ATGTTAATGTTAAACCGAGGTTGTGCGAGGTGCTTGCGCTTGCGACATTCAGGCGAACCGAGCCACAAACTTCACGGACGACTGTTACAGGGCATAACCTGCAAATATGGTATTGCAGCTGGGGTGGTGGATAGCAGTCGGGAATTTAGAACGGACTCGTCTATCCCCGACAGCGATTCCGTACTCCCGTCACAGGTTCAGGTCGTGATAGCAGGCGCAGGGACAGTTGCAAACTCCGTAGCGTACCATCTTGTACAGAATGGATGGAACGATGTGCTCGTCCTGGAACAAGGCCG GGTCGGCGGTGGAACTTCTCACTTTGGCTCTGGAACGCTTGGCTTGTTCAAGCCGATAGCTCATCGCAATATAATAATGTACAGCTTAAAATTATACCGACAATTGCACGAAATGGGATTTGACATCGGCATGAAAGAGTGTGGGAGTGTTAATCTTGCTCAAACTAAGGATAGAATGATTGCACTGAAGAGAAGAATAGCTTATAATGTTCCAACAGGCTTGCACTGCGAG CTTCTTGGCAAGGAAGAGCTAAAGAAGCTACATCCTTATTTACACGTTGCTGATTTGGAAGGAGCCGTCTGGGTGCCTGAGGATGCTGTTGCAGATTCCAGTGCCATATGCCATGCCTTGGCAAAGCTTGCAAAACAGGGTGGAGTTCGCTACAAAGAGGATTGTCGTATTGAGGAAGTCTTCACTGAAAATGGGGCTGTCAAAAGTCTCACAACAGCACAAGGCAATATTGTTTGCGAATATTTCATAAACTGTGCAGGAATG tgggCGAGAGAGTTGGGCTTGCGGTGTAATCCTCCTGTGAGAATTCCTGCGTATCCAGCAGAACATTTTTACGCAGTCACCCCATCTTTGGTGCCAGAATTAAGTTCCCATCTGCCATGCGTACGAGACTTTGACTCACATTCGTATGCTCGTCAATGGCAag TAGGTGGTCTAATGGTTGGCTGGTTTGAACGAGAAGCAAAACCAGCCTTTGGCAAGGAAGGAAAGGTTCCTGTTAAGGACTGGCATCGCCATTTAAAGGATGACCCGCAACACTGGAGACCACTCTGGGAAAGAGCAAAGCACCGTTTGCCTATATTGAGAGAAATGGGAGACCCTACGATTTACAACTCTCCCGACAACTTTACTCCAGACGGCCGTTGGATTCTTGGAGAAAGTCcagaggtgaaaaattatttcgtcgCTGTTGGTATGAGTGGAAATCCATTGCAGG gTGCTGGAGGTATTGGAAAAGCGGTTGCTGAGTGGATGATGAAAGGCGAACCTGCCCAAGAGTTACTTCCATTTAATGTACAAAGGTTCTTGGATTTGCATAACAACAAGCAGTACCTGCAACAAAGAATTAAAGAAGTAGTTGGTCGCCACTATGCCATATTATATCCGCACCAGTGCGAGTACAAGTATGCTCGGAAGTTACGCTGCTCACCTTTATACTCAGTGTTAGAAGAACAGGGTGCAGTATTTGGCATAAAGATGGCGTATGAAAGACCCCTTTACTTTGATTCAACTTATCGAA GAGGTAATAAAAAACCTGAAATGCCTCCGGGCAGTTTCTACAAACCAAAATTCTTTGATTTCATGAAAGAAGAATTTCACGCTTGTCGTGAAGGTGTCGGAATAATCGACATGAGCTCGTTTTCTAAAATCGAAATTAAG TCAAGTCGCTCCGAAGTTGTCAACTATCTGCAGCAGTTATGCTCGAATGATGCAAACATACCTGTAGGCACCATAGCTCATACAGGAATGCAAAATGAGAGGGGCGGCTACGAAAATGATTGTATGCTAGTACGCCAGATggataacagttttttcatGGTTTCCCCTACATCGCAACAAACACGCATCTATCAATGGATGTCCAG ACATTTACCTGCTGATCGTTCTGTGGGTTTAAATGACGTCACTTCCAAATATACCGTAATCAATATTGTCGGTCCAAAAGCAACTGAATTACTCTCAGAGTTATCCAATTCTGACATCAACCTCTCTCCATTTACGCACAAG AAGGTAAACGTTGGGTATGCGTCTGATGTGATGGTGATGGCATTTACGCATACAGGAGAGCCTGGCTATTGCCTGTACATCCCGTCCGAATATGCCTTGCATGTGTATGCGAGATTGATGGCGACTGGGAAAGACTACGGAGTCCGCAATGTGGGAGTACTAACGCAACGTTTCATGCGAATAGAAAGATTTATTCCGTTCTGGGCTGAAGAACTGAGCCCGCATGTAACTCCTTACGAAGCTGGAAACGGATACAGCGTTAAATTAGAC aaGGAATACTTTATCGGCAAATATGCGCTTCAGCATCAAAAAGAACAAGGAGTGAGAAAACGATTGGTACTTTTTGTCTTGGGTGGTCAGCTTGATCCAAATAAAGATGTTTGGCCATGGGGTGGCGAACCTCTATATCGTGACGATAGATACGTAGGAACAGTCACATCGGCAGG GTATGGATTTGCAACCGATAAACTTATTTGCCTGGGTTTTATCGGGTTACCTGGTCACAGGCACGAATGCGATGATCGAGGTCCAATAACAACAGAGTTCATAATGGATCCAAATGCTAGGTATGAAGTCGATATCGCAGGACGAAGATTCCCTGCTAAGCCACATGTGCATCCATTGTCTGCGCCAGCTCTCAACAAAGTAAACAAAAAGTACACACCCACACCAGTTCTCACATGTGGAAGCGACATTTTGCTTTAA
- the LOC124309333 gene encoding pyruvate dehydrogenase phosphatase regulatory subunit, mitochondrial-like isoform X2, with protein MLMLNRGCARCLRLRHSGEPSHKLHGRLLQGITCKYGIAAGVVDSSREFRTDSSIPDSDSVLPSQVQVVIAGAGTVANSVAYHLVQNGWNDVLVLEQGRVGGGTSHFGSGTLGLFKPIAHRNIIMYSLKLYRQLHEMGFDIGMKECGSVNLAQTKDRMIALKRRIAYNVPTGLHCELLGKEELKKLHPYLHVADLEGAVWVPEDAVADSSAICHALAKLAKQGGVRYKEDCRIEEVFTENGAVKSLTTAQGNIVCEYFINCAGMWARELGLRCNPPVRIPAYPAEHFYAVTPSLVPELSSHLPCVRDFDSHSYARQWQGGLMVGWFEREAKPAFGKEGKVPVKDWHRHLKDDPQHWRPLWERAKHRLPILREMGDPTIYNSPDNFTPDGRWILGESPEVKNYFVAVGMSGNPLQGAGGIGKAVAEWMMKGEPAQELLPFNVQRFLDLHNNKQYLQQRIKEVVGRHYAILYPHQCEYKYARKLRCSPLYSVLEEQGAVFGIKMAYERPLYFDSTYRRGNKKPEMPPGSFYKPKFFDFMKEEFHACREGVGIIDMSSFSKIEIKSTHADTRRRAYGSFVDDGSSRSEVVNYLQQLCSNDANIPVGTIAHTGMQNERGGYENDCMLVRQMDNSFFMVSPTSQQTRIYQWMSRHLPADRSVGLNDVTSKYTVINIVGPKATELLSELSNSDINLSPFTHKKVNVGYASDVMVMAFTHTGEPGYCLYIPSEYALHVYARLMATGKDYGVRNVGVLTQRFMRIERFIPFWAEELSPHVTPYEAGNGYSVKLDKEYFIGKYALQHQKEQGVRKRLVLFVLGGQLDPNKDVWPWGGEPLYRDDRYVGTVTSAGYGFATDKLICLGFIGLPGHRHECDDRGPITTEFIMDPNARYEVDIAGRRFPAKPHVHPLSAPALNKVNKKYTPTPVLTCGSDILL; from the exons ATGTTAATGTTAAACCGAGGTTGTGCGAGGTGCTTGCGCTTGCGACATTCAGGCGAACCGAGCCACAAACTTCACGGACGACTGTTACAGGGCATAACCTGCAAATATGGTATTGCAGCTGGGGTGGTGGATAGCAGTCGGGAATTTAGAACGGACTCGTCTATCCCCGACAGCGATTCCGTACTCCCGTCACAGGTTCAGGTCGTGATAGCAGGCGCAGGGACAGTTGCAAACTCCGTAGCGTACCATCTTGTACAGAATGGATGGAACGATGTGCTCGTCCTGGAACAAGGCCG GGTCGGCGGTGGAACTTCTCACTTTGGCTCTGGAACGCTTGGCTTGTTCAAGCCGATAGCTCATCGCAATATAATAATGTACAGCTTAAAATTATACCGACAATTGCACGAAATGGGATTTGACATCGGCATGAAAGAGTGTGGGAGTGTTAATCTTGCTCAAACTAAGGATAGAATGATTGCACTGAAGAGAAGAATAGCTTATAATGTTCCAACAGGCTTGCACTGCGAG CTTCTTGGCAAGGAAGAGCTAAAGAAGCTACATCCTTATTTACACGTTGCTGATTTGGAAGGAGCCGTCTGGGTGCCTGAGGATGCTGTTGCAGATTCCAGTGCCATATGCCATGCCTTGGCAAAGCTTGCAAAACAGGGTGGAGTTCGCTACAAAGAGGATTGTCGTATTGAGGAAGTCTTCACTGAAAATGGGGCTGTCAAAAGTCTCACAACAGCACAAGGCAATATTGTTTGCGAATATTTCATAAACTGTGCAGGAATG tgggCGAGAGAGTTGGGCTTGCGGTGTAATCCTCCTGTGAGAATTCCTGCGTATCCAGCAGAACATTTTTACGCAGTCACCCCATCTTTGGTGCCAGAATTAAGTTCCCATCTGCCATGCGTACGAGACTTTGACTCACATTCGTATGCTCGTCAATGGCAag GTGGTCTAATGGTTGGCTGGTTTGAACGAGAAGCAAAACCAGCCTTTGGCAAGGAAGGAAAGGTTCCTGTTAAGGACTGGCATCGCCATTTAAAGGATGACCCGCAACACTGGAGACCACTCTGGGAAAGAGCAAAGCACCGTTTGCCTATATTGAGAGAAATGGGAGACCCTACGATTTACAACTCTCCCGACAACTTTACTCCAGACGGCCGTTGGATTCTTGGAGAAAGTCcagaggtgaaaaattatttcgtcgCTGTTGGTATGAGTGGAAATCCATTGCAGG gTGCTGGAGGTATTGGAAAAGCGGTTGCTGAGTGGATGATGAAAGGCGAACCTGCCCAAGAGTTACTTCCATTTAATGTACAAAGGTTCTTGGATTTGCATAACAACAAGCAGTACCTGCAACAAAGAATTAAAGAAGTAGTTGGTCGCCACTATGCCATATTATATCCGCACCAGTGCGAGTACAAGTATGCTCGGAAGTTACGCTGCTCACCTTTATACTCAGTGTTAGAAGAACAGGGTGCAGTATTTGGCATAAAGATGGCGTATGAAAGACCCCTTTACTTTGATTCAACTTATCGAA GAGGTAATAAAAAACCTGAAATGCCTCCGGGCAGTTTCTACAAACCAAAATTCTTTGATTTCATGAAAGAAGAATTTCACGCTTGTCGTGAAGGTGTCGGAATAATCGACATGAGCTCGTTTTCTAAAATCGAAATTAAG TCAACGCATGCCGACACAAGGCGTAGGGCTTATGGTTCATTTGTTGACGATGGG TCAAGTCGCTCCGAAGTTGTCAACTATCTGCAGCAGTTATGCTCGAATGATGCAAACATACCTGTAGGCACCATAGCTCATACAGGAATGCAAAATGAGAGGGGCGGCTACGAAAATGATTGTATGCTAGTACGCCAGATggataacagttttttcatGGTTTCCCCTACATCGCAACAAACACGCATCTATCAATGGATGTCCAG ACATTTACCTGCTGATCGTTCTGTGGGTTTAAATGACGTCACTTCCAAATATACCGTAATCAATATTGTCGGTCCAAAAGCAACTGAATTACTCTCAGAGTTATCCAATTCTGACATCAACCTCTCTCCATTTACGCACAAG AAGGTAAACGTTGGGTATGCGTCTGATGTGATGGTGATGGCATTTACGCATACAGGAGAGCCTGGCTATTGCCTGTACATCCCGTCCGAATATGCCTTGCATGTGTATGCGAGATTGATGGCGACTGGGAAAGACTACGGAGTCCGCAATGTGGGAGTACTAACGCAACGTTTCATGCGAATAGAAAGATTTATTCCGTTCTGGGCTGAAGAACTGAGCCCGCATGTAACTCCTTACGAAGCTGGAAACGGATACAGCGTTAAATTAGAC aaGGAATACTTTATCGGCAAATATGCGCTTCAGCATCAAAAAGAACAAGGAGTGAGAAAACGATTGGTACTTTTTGTCTTGGGTGGTCAGCTTGATCCAAATAAAGATGTTTGGCCATGGGGTGGCGAACCTCTATATCGTGACGATAGATACGTAGGAACAGTCACATCGGCAGG GTATGGATTTGCAACCGATAAACTTATTTGCCTGGGTTTTATCGGGTTACCTGGTCACAGGCACGAATGCGATGATCGAGGTCCAATAACAACAGAGTTCATAATGGATCCAAATGCTAGGTATGAAGTCGATATCGCAGGACGAAGATTCCCTGCTAAGCCACATGTGCATCCATTGTCTGCGCCAGCTCTCAACAAAGTAAACAAAAAGTACACACCCACACCAGTTCTCACATGTGGAAGCGACATTTTGCTTTAA
- the LOC124309333 gene encoding pyruvate dehydrogenase phosphatase regulatory subunit, mitochondrial-like isoform X5 has protein sequence MYSLKLYRQLHEMGFDIGMKECGSVNLAQTKDRMIALKRRIAYNVPTGLHCELLGKEELKKLHPYLHVADLEGAVWVPEDAVADSSAICHALAKLAKQGGVRYKEDCRIEEVFTENGAVKSLTTAQGNIVCEYFINCAGMWARELGLRCNPPVRIPAYPAEHFYAVTPSLVPELSSHLPCVRDFDSHSYARQWQVGGLMVGWFEREAKPAFGKEGKVPVKDWHRHLKDDPQHWRPLWERAKHRLPILREMGDPTIYNSPDNFTPDGRWILGESPEVKNYFVAVGMSGNPLQGAGGIGKAVAEWMMKGEPAQELLPFNVQRFLDLHNNKQYLQQRIKEVVGRHYAILYPHQCEYKYARKLRCSPLYSVLEEQGAVFGIKMAYERPLYFDSTYRRGNKKPEMPPGSFYKPKFFDFMKEEFHACREGVGIIDMSSFSKIEIKSTHADTRRRAYGSFVDDGSSRSEVVNYLQQLCSNDANIPVGTIAHTGMQNERGGYENDCMLVRQMDNSFFMVSPTSQQTRIYQWMSRHLPADRSVGLNDVTSKYTVINIVGPKATELLSELSNSDINLSPFTHKKVNVGYASDVMVMAFTHTGEPGYCLYIPSEYALHVYARLMATGKDYGVRNVGVLTQRFMRIERFIPFWAEELSPHVTPYEAGNGYSVKLDKEYFIGKYALQHQKEQGVRKRLVLFVLGGQLDPNKDVWPWGGEPLYRDDRYVGTVTSAGYGFATDKLICLGFIGLPGHRHECDDRGPITTEFIMDPNARYEVDIAGRRFPAKPHVHPLSAPALNKVNKKYTPTPVLTCGSDILL, from the exons ATGTACAGCTTAAAATTATACCGACAATTGCACGAAATGGGATTTGACATCGGCATGAAAGAGTGTGGGAGTGTTAATCTTGCTCAAACTAAGGATAGAATGATTGCACTGAAGAGAAGAATAGCTTATAATGTTCCAACAGGCTTGCACTGCGAG CTTCTTGGCAAGGAAGAGCTAAAGAAGCTACATCCTTATTTACACGTTGCTGATTTGGAAGGAGCCGTCTGGGTGCCTGAGGATGCTGTTGCAGATTCCAGTGCCATATGCCATGCCTTGGCAAAGCTTGCAAAACAGGGTGGAGTTCGCTACAAAGAGGATTGTCGTATTGAGGAAGTCTTCACTGAAAATGGGGCTGTCAAAAGTCTCACAACAGCACAAGGCAATATTGTTTGCGAATATTTCATAAACTGTGCAGGAATG tgggCGAGAGAGTTGGGCTTGCGGTGTAATCCTCCTGTGAGAATTCCTGCGTATCCAGCAGAACATTTTTACGCAGTCACCCCATCTTTGGTGCCAGAATTAAGTTCCCATCTGCCATGCGTACGAGACTTTGACTCACATTCGTATGCTCGTCAATGGCAag TAGGTGGTCTAATGGTTGGCTGGTTTGAACGAGAAGCAAAACCAGCCTTTGGCAAGGAAGGAAAGGTTCCTGTTAAGGACTGGCATCGCCATTTAAAGGATGACCCGCAACACTGGAGACCACTCTGGGAAAGAGCAAAGCACCGTTTGCCTATATTGAGAGAAATGGGAGACCCTACGATTTACAACTCTCCCGACAACTTTACTCCAGACGGCCGTTGGATTCTTGGAGAAAGTCcagaggtgaaaaattatttcgtcgCTGTTGGTATGAGTGGAAATCCATTGCAGG gTGCTGGAGGTATTGGAAAAGCGGTTGCTGAGTGGATGATGAAAGGCGAACCTGCCCAAGAGTTACTTCCATTTAATGTACAAAGGTTCTTGGATTTGCATAACAACAAGCAGTACCTGCAACAAAGAATTAAAGAAGTAGTTGGTCGCCACTATGCCATATTATATCCGCACCAGTGCGAGTACAAGTATGCTCGGAAGTTACGCTGCTCACCTTTATACTCAGTGTTAGAAGAACAGGGTGCAGTATTTGGCATAAAGATGGCGTATGAAAGACCCCTTTACTTTGATTCAACTTATCGAA GAGGTAATAAAAAACCTGAAATGCCTCCGGGCAGTTTCTACAAACCAAAATTCTTTGATTTCATGAAAGAAGAATTTCACGCTTGTCGTGAAGGTGTCGGAATAATCGACATGAGCTCGTTTTCTAAAATCGAAATTAAG TCAACGCATGCCGACACAAGGCGTAGGGCTTATGGTTCATTTGTTGACGATGGG TCAAGTCGCTCCGAAGTTGTCAACTATCTGCAGCAGTTATGCTCGAATGATGCAAACATACCTGTAGGCACCATAGCTCATACAGGAATGCAAAATGAGAGGGGCGGCTACGAAAATGATTGTATGCTAGTACGCCAGATggataacagttttttcatGGTTTCCCCTACATCGCAACAAACACGCATCTATCAATGGATGTCCAG ACATTTACCTGCTGATCGTTCTGTGGGTTTAAATGACGTCACTTCCAAATATACCGTAATCAATATTGTCGGTCCAAAAGCAACTGAATTACTCTCAGAGTTATCCAATTCTGACATCAACCTCTCTCCATTTACGCACAAG AAGGTAAACGTTGGGTATGCGTCTGATGTGATGGTGATGGCATTTACGCATACAGGAGAGCCTGGCTATTGCCTGTACATCCCGTCCGAATATGCCTTGCATGTGTATGCGAGATTGATGGCGACTGGGAAAGACTACGGAGTCCGCAATGTGGGAGTACTAACGCAACGTTTCATGCGAATAGAAAGATTTATTCCGTTCTGGGCTGAAGAACTGAGCCCGCATGTAACTCCTTACGAAGCTGGAAACGGATACAGCGTTAAATTAGAC aaGGAATACTTTATCGGCAAATATGCGCTTCAGCATCAAAAAGAACAAGGAGTGAGAAAACGATTGGTACTTTTTGTCTTGGGTGGTCAGCTTGATCCAAATAAAGATGTTTGGCCATGGGGTGGCGAACCTCTATATCGTGACGATAGATACGTAGGAACAGTCACATCGGCAGG GTATGGATTTGCAACCGATAAACTTATTTGCCTGGGTTTTATCGGGTTACCTGGTCACAGGCACGAATGCGATGATCGAGGTCCAATAACAACAGAGTTCATAATGGATCCAAATGCTAGGTATGAAGTCGATATCGCAGGACGAAGATTCCCTGCTAAGCCACATGTGCATCCATTGTCTGCGCCAGCTCTCAACAAAGTAAACAAAAAGTACACACCCACACCAGTTCTCACATGTGGAAGCGACATTTTGCTTTAA
- the LOC124309333 gene encoding pyruvate dehydrogenase phosphatase regulatory subunit, mitochondrial-like isoform X4 yields the protein MLMLNRGCARCLRLRHSGEPSHKLHGRLLQGITCKYGIAAGVVDSSREFRTDSSIPDSDSVLPSQVQVVIAGAGTVANSVAYHLVQNGWNDVLVLEQGRVGGGTSHFGSGTLGLFKPIAHRNIIMYSLKLYRQLHEMGFDIGMKECGSVNLAQTKDRMIALKRRIAYNVPTGLHCELLGKEELKKLHPYLHVADLEGAVWVPEDAVADSSAICHALAKLAKQGGVRYKEDCRIEEVFTENGAVKSLTTAQGNIVCEYFINCAGMWARELGLRCNPPVRIPAYPAEHFYAVTPSLVPELSSHLPCVRDFDSHSYARQWQGGLMVGWFEREAKPAFGKEGKVPVKDWHRHLKDDPQHWRPLWERAKHRLPILREMGDPTIYNSPDNFTPDGRWILGESPEVKNYFVAVGMSGNPLQGAGGIGKAVAEWMMKGEPAQELLPFNVQRFLDLHNNKQYLQQRIKEVVGRHYAILYPHQCEYKYARKLRCSPLYSVLEEQGAVFGIKMAYERPLYFDSTYRRGNKKPEMPPGSFYKPKFFDFMKEEFHACREGVGIIDMSSFSKIEIKSSRSEVVNYLQQLCSNDANIPVGTIAHTGMQNERGGYENDCMLVRQMDNSFFMVSPTSQQTRIYQWMSRHLPADRSVGLNDVTSKYTVINIVGPKATELLSELSNSDINLSPFTHKKVNVGYASDVMVMAFTHTGEPGYCLYIPSEYALHVYARLMATGKDYGVRNVGVLTQRFMRIERFIPFWAEELSPHVTPYEAGNGYSVKLDKEYFIGKYALQHQKEQGVRKRLVLFVLGGQLDPNKDVWPWGGEPLYRDDRYVGTVTSAGYGFATDKLICLGFIGLPGHRHECDDRGPITTEFIMDPNARYEVDIAGRRFPAKPHVHPLSAPALNKVNKKYTPTPVLTCGSDILL from the exons ATGTTAATGTTAAACCGAGGTTGTGCGAGGTGCTTGCGCTTGCGACATTCAGGCGAACCGAGCCACAAACTTCACGGACGACTGTTACAGGGCATAACCTGCAAATATGGTATTGCAGCTGGGGTGGTGGATAGCAGTCGGGAATTTAGAACGGACTCGTCTATCCCCGACAGCGATTCCGTACTCCCGTCACAGGTTCAGGTCGTGATAGCAGGCGCAGGGACAGTTGCAAACTCCGTAGCGTACCATCTTGTACAGAATGGATGGAACGATGTGCTCGTCCTGGAACAAGGCCG GGTCGGCGGTGGAACTTCTCACTTTGGCTCTGGAACGCTTGGCTTGTTCAAGCCGATAGCTCATCGCAATATAATAATGTACAGCTTAAAATTATACCGACAATTGCACGAAATGGGATTTGACATCGGCATGAAAGAGTGTGGGAGTGTTAATCTTGCTCAAACTAAGGATAGAATGATTGCACTGAAGAGAAGAATAGCTTATAATGTTCCAACAGGCTTGCACTGCGAG CTTCTTGGCAAGGAAGAGCTAAAGAAGCTACATCCTTATTTACACGTTGCTGATTTGGAAGGAGCCGTCTGGGTGCCTGAGGATGCTGTTGCAGATTCCAGTGCCATATGCCATGCCTTGGCAAAGCTTGCAAAACAGGGTGGAGTTCGCTACAAAGAGGATTGTCGTATTGAGGAAGTCTTCACTGAAAATGGGGCTGTCAAAAGTCTCACAACAGCACAAGGCAATATTGTTTGCGAATATTTCATAAACTGTGCAGGAATG tgggCGAGAGAGTTGGGCTTGCGGTGTAATCCTCCTGTGAGAATTCCTGCGTATCCAGCAGAACATTTTTACGCAGTCACCCCATCTTTGGTGCCAGAATTAAGTTCCCATCTGCCATGCGTACGAGACTTTGACTCACATTCGTATGCTCGTCAATGGCAag GTGGTCTAATGGTTGGCTGGTTTGAACGAGAAGCAAAACCAGCCTTTGGCAAGGAAGGAAAGGTTCCTGTTAAGGACTGGCATCGCCATTTAAAGGATGACCCGCAACACTGGAGACCACTCTGGGAAAGAGCAAAGCACCGTTTGCCTATATTGAGAGAAATGGGAGACCCTACGATTTACAACTCTCCCGACAACTTTACTCCAGACGGCCGTTGGATTCTTGGAGAAAGTCcagaggtgaaaaattatttcgtcgCTGTTGGTATGAGTGGAAATCCATTGCAGG gTGCTGGAGGTATTGGAAAAGCGGTTGCTGAGTGGATGATGAAAGGCGAACCTGCCCAAGAGTTACTTCCATTTAATGTACAAAGGTTCTTGGATTTGCATAACAACAAGCAGTACCTGCAACAAAGAATTAAAGAAGTAGTTGGTCGCCACTATGCCATATTATATCCGCACCAGTGCGAGTACAAGTATGCTCGGAAGTTACGCTGCTCACCTTTATACTCAGTGTTAGAAGAACAGGGTGCAGTATTTGGCATAAAGATGGCGTATGAAAGACCCCTTTACTTTGATTCAACTTATCGAA GAGGTAATAAAAAACCTGAAATGCCTCCGGGCAGTTTCTACAAACCAAAATTCTTTGATTTCATGAAAGAAGAATTTCACGCTTGTCGTGAAGGTGTCGGAATAATCGACATGAGCTCGTTTTCTAAAATCGAAATTAAG TCAAGTCGCTCCGAAGTTGTCAACTATCTGCAGCAGTTATGCTCGAATGATGCAAACATACCTGTAGGCACCATAGCTCATACAGGAATGCAAAATGAGAGGGGCGGCTACGAAAATGATTGTATGCTAGTACGCCAGATggataacagttttttcatGGTTTCCCCTACATCGCAACAAACACGCATCTATCAATGGATGTCCAG ACATTTACCTGCTGATCGTTCTGTGGGTTTAAATGACGTCACTTCCAAATATACCGTAATCAATATTGTCGGTCCAAAAGCAACTGAATTACTCTCAGAGTTATCCAATTCTGACATCAACCTCTCTCCATTTACGCACAAG AAGGTAAACGTTGGGTATGCGTCTGATGTGATGGTGATGGCATTTACGCATACAGGAGAGCCTGGCTATTGCCTGTACATCCCGTCCGAATATGCCTTGCATGTGTATGCGAGATTGATGGCGACTGGGAAAGACTACGGAGTCCGCAATGTGGGAGTACTAACGCAACGTTTCATGCGAATAGAAAGATTTATTCCGTTCTGGGCTGAAGAACTGAGCCCGCATGTAACTCCTTACGAAGCTGGAAACGGATACAGCGTTAAATTAGAC aaGGAATACTTTATCGGCAAATATGCGCTTCAGCATCAAAAAGAACAAGGAGTGAGAAAACGATTGGTACTTTTTGTCTTGGGTGGTCAGCTTGATCCAAATAAAGATGTTTGGCCATGGGGTGGCGAACCTCTATATCGTGACGATAGATACGTAGGAACAGTCACATCGGCAGG GTATGGATTTGCAACCGATAAACTTATTTGCCTGGGTTTTATCGGGTTACCTGGTCACAGGCACGAATGCGATGATCGAGGTCCAATAACAACAGAGTTCATAATGGATCCAAATGCTAGGTATGAAGTCGATATCGCAGGACGAAGATTCCCTGCTAAGCCACATGTGCATCCATTGTCTGCGCCAGCTCTCAACAAAGTAAACAAAAAGTACACACCCACACCAGTTCTCACATGTGGAAGCGACATTTTGCTTTAA